From the Pangasianodon hypophthalmus isolate fPanHyp1 chromosome 17, fPanHyp1.pri, whole genome shotgun sequence genome, one window contains:
- the LOC113523729 gene encoding inactive serine/threonine-protein kinase TEX14 yields MSSAGPCGGVEMSRVPAVPAVPAVPCPVRLGSVKTGGAAAQLHQFTRERNLHKAEKLLKRGVDVDCVNHLGQTSLFCTSLLGFSAVAELLLQYGADPNHRCDDWSTPVHAAVFSCNTWLLSELLEAGGDLRLHDDQGRTPRDWAEIGAQEHSAKMVSFINSCISVMRNLSESQPPRERRVTPTSSKTLLRSPSRLDFLRPVSDVVFNKKPTAKSSVSDTVQCFGFGKLCVEKPGMSAGVLASVPLISDSELLQAEDEALHSFPCGSFTKMTNYSWRGSRVTVKELQTDDAHQHAEQHGFPDQLVTELGFCCRLFHPHLLQLMAVSFSNDLQQNKLVYERVHVGSLYTLLYHKRAEFPVLQVYEVLSLILQVCEALFYLHSRTLVLRCLSSHSVLIVHPGVAKVTGLGFMVPSDCSPSSALPVPVMLYNWAAPEVIRRKSCTGKADLYSICALIQELYTDAVPWGSVNPGWIKQAVDAGQSLAVDPAVPQPYYDLLLNGLKPRAQERTCSLQDLRYTLRSDLRELSERGRRSEMRPLLARSSPYRWSTESRENRDTEQPDEQQVLDQDVLDQLRDLDSFLEKETKQTSSVRNLQNDRMESRTSADKLLQDISFRDILPLDEWRLSPRPPSVEEEDTEEEEEEEMKERHVATQSSISNHISSIVLNLKVSQVLLQQVESSLELSESRMTGNTCSGVPQFDEPDGSDGRRERQVVVLKAVGPPSKYVPSVELQETEEEVTEFCSAGEESFECSEADKNVSERDRRTRGGQEQAVRFTEECDRLRQSSARCTSQELTQNHRAERNWTSEVSAAVARMARGFLSSAAGALVGSSDSEEVQEQQRPPVDAREDTELERLFKSFAGVHSESEESADFHTINHTFTLPNAVSEVKGQHGEDDSDSDSDSDSDSDSDSDSDYPQSPVEPSSIFYTPKHNLENTGTKEELSQTSNSGDDPDVTMEVCRPNMTAATTFRECRSSPEEPEHTEAESVPPSVHTTSSHVADIADLSSITCSPAQLQEWAGQDGARPSPRSTHFPPCNSTPRSPHTHTGRGCSAPRREVCVSPLVPHLQSLMETSPWRSAESPSHSESYNTARLEHTDPVHRSVPGVHQSPAQRSSPQGDSDTPSSGNPEFTTASSGVRHSEEKTSRDLTDTPGRTELKHT; encoded by the exons ATGTCCTCGGCAGGGCCGTGTGGAGGCGTGGAGATGTCGCGCGTGCCCGCTGTGCCCGCTGTGCCCGCTGTGCCCTGTCCCGTACGCTTGGGCTCCGTCAAAACCGGAGGTGCTGCGGCTCAGCTGCACCAGTTCACCCGGGAGAGAAACCTGCACAAAGCAGAGAAGCTCCTCAAGCGAG GTGTGGATGTGGACTGTGTGAATCATCTCGGTCAGACGTCTCTTTTCTGCACGTCTCTGCTCGGCTTCAGCGCTGTGGCTGAGCTGCTTCTTCAGTACGGAGCCGACCCCAATCA CCGCTGTGATGACTGGAGCACTCCGGTCCACGCCGCCGTCTTCTCCTGTAACACGTGGCTGCTCAGCGAGCTGCTGGAGGCAGGAGGAGATCTGCGACTTCACGACGATCAGGGCAGGACGCCGAGAGACTGGGCCGAGATCGGAGCTCAGGAGCACAGCGCTAAG ATGGTCAGTTTCATTAACAGCTGCATATCAGTCATGAGGAATCTGTCTGAGTCGCAGCCGCCAAGAGAGAGACGCGTCACTCCGACTTCCTCCAAGACTCTCCTGCGCTCGCCGTCGCGCCTGGACTTCCTCAGACC GGTCTCTGACGTGGTTTTTAACAAGAAACCAACCGCGAAATCATCCGTCTCTGACACGGTCCAGTGTTTCGGCTTTGGAAAG CTGTGTGTGGAGAAGCCCGGGATGTCTGCAGGCGTCCTCGCCTCCGTGCCACTAATATCAGACTCCGAGTTATTACAGGCTGAAGACGAAGCTCTGCACTCGTTCCCGTGCGGATCCTTCACCAAAATGACCAA CTACAGTTGGAGAGGAAGCCGCGTGACGGTGAAGGAGCTGCAGACCGACGACGCGCACCAACACGCCGAGCAACACGGCTTCCCCGACCAGCTCGTCACCGAGCTCGGCTTCTGCTG tcgGCTCTTCCACCCCCACCTTCTGCAGCTGATGGCAGTGAGCTTTTCTAATGATCTCCAGCAGAACAAACTGGTGTACGAGAGAGTGCACGTGGGCTCGCTGTACACGCTGCTGTACCACAAG CGAGCGGAGTTCCCCGTCCTGCAGGTGTACGAGGTTTTGTCACTGATCCTGCAGGTGTGTGAAGCTCTGTTCTACCTGCACAGCCGAACCCTGGTGCTGCGCTGCCTCTCCTCTCACTCCGTCCTCATCGTACACCCAGGGGTCGCTAAGGTCACCGGCCTCGGCTTCATGGTGCCCAG CGATTGCAGTCCCTCCTCCGCTCTGCCCGTTCCTGTGATGCTCTATAACTGGGCGGCTCCTGAAGTGATCAGGAGGAAATCATGCACAGGAAAAGCTGATCTCTACAGCATCTGTGCTCTGATACAGGAGCTTTacactg acgcCGTTCCGTGGGGTTCTGTGAATCCAGGCTGGATAAAGCAGGCCGTAGACGCAGGTCAGTCTCTCGCCGTGGATCCGGCCGTGCCACAGCCGTATTACGACCTGCTGCTGAACGGATTGAAGCCCAGAGCTCAGGAGAGAACCTGCAGCCTCCAGGACCTGAGATACACACTGCGCTCCGACCTCAGG GAGCTgagcgagagagggaggaggagtgAAATGCGCCCCCTACTGGCCAGGTCAAGCCCATACAGATGGAGCACagagagcagggaaaacagagACACTGAGCAGCCAG atgaGCAGCAGGTGTTGGATCAGGACGTGTTGGACCAGCTCCGAGACCTGGACAGCTTCctggagaaagaaacaaagcaaacaagTTCCGTCAGAAATCTCCAGAACGACAGGATGGAGAGCCGCACCTCAGCCGACAAGCTCCTGCAGGACATTTCCTTCCGGGACATCCTTCCCCTGGATGAGTGGCGCCTGTCGCCCCGCCCTCCTTCCGTAGAGGAAGAGGACacggaagaagaagaagaagaagagatgaAAGAGCGTCATGTGGCGACCCAATCTTCCATCTCCAACCACATCAGCTCCATCGTCCTGAACCTCAAAGTGTCTCAGGTGCTGCTGCAGCAGGTGGAGAGCAGCTTAGAGCTCTCTGAGTCGAGGATGACGGGAAACACGTGCTCCGGCGTCCCGCAGTTTGACGAGCCGGACGGGTCGGACgggcggagagagagacaggtggtgGTGCTGAAAGCAGTGGGACCTCCATCTAAGTACGTACCCAGTGTGGAGCTTCAGGAGACGGAAGAGGAAGTCACAGAGTTCTGCTCAGCCGGAGAGGAGAGCTTCGAATGTTCTGAG GCCGATAAAAACGTctctgagagagacaggaggacaaGGGGAGGACAGGAGCAGGCAGTCAGATTTACTGAGGAGTgtgacag GTTGCGTCAGTCGTCAGCGAGATGTACATCACAGGAGCTGACGCAAAACCACCGCGCTGAGCGCAACTGGACCA GTGAGGTGAGTGCGGCAGTGGCCCGGATGGCGCGGGGTTTCTTGAGCTCTGCAGCAGGGGCGCTGGTGGGGAGCAGTGACAGTGAGGAGGTGCAGGAGCAGCAGCGCCCCCCGGTGGATGCACGAGAGGACACAGAGCTGGAGCGGCTGTTCAAAAGCTTCGCAG GTGTGCACAGCGAGAGTGAAGAGAGCGCAGACTTCCACACCATCAATCACACCTTCACTCTGCCCAACGCTGtgtcagaggtcaaaggtcaacacGGG GAGGACGACTCAGACTCAGACTCGGACTCAGACTCGGACTCGGACTCGGACTCGGACTCAGACTACCCTCAGTCACCTGTGGAACCTTCCAGCATCTTCTACACTCCAAAACACAACCTGGAAAACACCGGCACTAAAGAGGAGCTTTCACAG ACGTCGAATTCAGGGGATGATCCGGACGTGACGATGGAGGTGTGTCGCCCGAACATGACCGCAGCGACGACATTCAGAG AGTGCCGGTCTTCACCCGAGGAGCCAGAACACACTGAAGCAGAATCAGTACCGCCGTCTGTACACACCACCAG cagTCACGTGGCAGATATAGCCGATCTCTCCAGCATCACCTGTTCACCTGCACAGCTGCAGGAGTGGGCGGGGCAGGATGGAGCTCGGCCCAGCCCACGCAGCACGCATTTCCCACCATGCAACAGCACCCCACGGAGcccgcatacacacacag gTCGAGGCTGTAGCGCCCCCCGCAGGGAGGTGTGTGTTTCCCCACTCGTCCCTCACCTGCAGTCTCTGATGGAGACGTCTCCGTGGCGCAGCGCCGAGTCT